A window of the Phaseolus vulgaris cultivar G19833 chromosome 5, P. vulgaris v2.0, whole genome shotgun sequence genome harbors these coding sequences:
- the LOC137836105 gene encoding helicase SEN1 isoform X4 gives MNPPCPPLECAHTWGPALVSSLKDSSLHSSLRQPAFDLIQTIIVSDATALMYSVLNCCTTPSTERGITDVIELDDENDDICLPTFPDSKEKDSSSSWSHFKVQSGITSQDCREWICIPMLWVDVLVDINPSILPISFSKAVFWARSRFPLVEYEDNAEMMFPNRSFLSSYAPEISSSFGWKVPTGSDDGGDGNKSKNSVEVLTMSYPLLRTFIRLTAHFLVQIRHGELRSQWTWEPLMSESLILSLLDPNDDIRQFGKSMLEQVSDTRGLSSGLKFLCSQKPSLYATILGLKHAMKLVQLGSVLLKFHTLHHFWFLLCKLLKDEDLLAPELPENTHSDLKMPNFSSQGGFLKQPASSSVPENVVKNAVNVEQRTKEQFGCLLCEMAWHIFCRCLVNGKNFIDYTLCQMTCVRLLEILPVLVDKLCLSGDKELGDLTMLVQNKLNFKWLYDLMEWGKSSDKVVILYWKRAVTYILNQFKASCDKTSLSTIITIENLILKDGYTLEELTEQVSRLSVSLSREGSHNLKEANLNSESLVSERLSFEKDCFSSDVHSSSMEYIELQNLDSKIVTGNKSTDSVIILSDDEVEPKVSSKKDILSFGEDVHHVSDGNIMPHDFGNSLPASDHASQNVSFMKTLKKTKETFQKKASSGNLHDKPVVTSFIDSKAPGSCRKEASSKSKDLGNLTKLLDEAASAKNLNKACGGMAPKTVDTVSSTCSKMLSDQDAEDDPLETALKSVGRVQLHVPKPTILKRQVIQLKTPFENRSGCLRKLEDPMKRFRPPRLDDWYKAILEINYFATIGLSSTRKDENQIVNKLKEVPVCFQSPEQYVEIFQPLVLEEFKAQLQNSFLEMSSWEEMFYGVLSVMSIERIDDFHIVRFVHDDGASKSRSFSENDFLLLTKDPPKKSSQDVHMVGKVERREKDNKRGSSIILIKLYFQNGSLRLNQARRNLTERSKWHACRIMSITPQMREFHALSSIKDIPLLPLILNPVSNSFCFDECKEVDLNNLCQSLRQTLRSTFNVCQLQAISVAIGRAKAKKTVELCLIQGPPGTGKTRTIVAIVSALLVSQPKMNCLKNPFDENLYQNSSSTYSRPKVSQNAAIARAWQDAALARQLGNDMQNSSTSFGNYVRQRVLICAQSNAAVDELVARISSHGLYGSNGKMYKPYLVRVGNAKTVHSNSLPFFIDTLVDQRVAEERMHSNVVNSDLGVDSSAMLRSKLEKLVDSIRFYEAKRADSRDQNSNVKSHLYNDSHMTNEKEMSETEIEMKLRKLYDKKRQIYKDLCNVQTQEKKANEEIKALRNKLRKAILKEAEIVVTTLSGCGGDLYGVCSERMLNSKFGSPSEHTLFDAVVIDEAAQALEPATLIPLQLLKSSGTKCIMVGDPKQLPATVLSNVASKFLYECSMFERLQKAGHPVIMLTEQYRMHPEICKFPSLHFYDNKLLNGSQMSNKSAPFHQISGLGPYVFYDIIDGQEVRGKSSGVMSLCNEHEADAAVEVLKFFKKRYPAEFVGGRIGVITPYKSQLSLLRSRILNAFGPLSVADIEFNTVDGFQGREVDILLLSTVRAAHSGIIASEINSNSIGFVADVRRMNVALTRAKLSLWILGNARTLQTNQNWAALVKDAKERNLIMRARMPYHSMFKTDKNNCFVENSDNHARPLEHEKRVKESDQTVNKILVHGKDTVERKKKCVASEVWDRNKGNGDENTSSVLGKYAPCKGRKSEDEHFSNTKDMGYPVAKYESRSSCSDMLAMSGHPICDGGREGKDKSKISMGKKALGKRQLKFQQSRNNLDFPAEEAGGGHKASKRPTMHSGGTRSSSTEISVSSMKGCYKERDAVDQGTASTKNKVDEVSKRKQQREAVDAILYSSLISAKKDDDTLSKVSAKRPLSSSVASRSIKPSKTKSARSNQ, from the exons ATGAACCCGCCTTGTCCTCCCTTAGAGTGTGCACATACGTG GGGGCCTGCCCTTGTGTCATCTCTGAAGGACTCCTCGCTCCACAGTTCTTTGAGGCAACCTGCATTTGACCTTATACAGACCATCATAGTTTCAGATGCTACTGCATTAATGTATTCAGTGCTGAATTGCTGCACAACTCCGAGCACTGAGCGTGGCATTACAGACGTCATTGAGTTGGATGATGAAAATGATGATATTTGTCTGCCAACTTTTCCAGACAGCAAAGAGAAGGATAGTAGTAGTTCTTGGAGTCACTTCAAAGTTCAAAGTGGAATAACTTCTCAAGATTGCCGAGAATGGATATGCATTCCAATGTTATGGGTTGATGTTTTGGTTGATATTAATCCCTCAATCCTTCCAATTTCATTTTCCAAAGCTGTTTTCTGGGCACGATCTCGTTTTCCTTTGGTAGAATACGAGGATAATGCAGAAATGATGTTTCCAAACAGATCTTTCCTTTCATCTTATGCTCCAGAAATTTCCTCTTCATTTGGGTGGAAGGTTCCGACTGGATCTGATGATGGTGGAGATGGAAACAAATCAAAAAACTCAGTTGAAGTGTTGACTATGTCTTATCCTTTATTAAGAACATTTATTAG GTTAACTGCACATTTTTTAGTTCAGATACGACATGGAGAACTTCGAAGTCAGTGGACATGGGAACCATTGATGAGTGAAAGCTTAATCCTTTCACTTTTAGATCCAAATGAT GACATTAGACAATTTGGAAAATCTATGTTAGAACAAGTTTCAGATACCCGGGGTCTTTCAAGTGGATTGAAATTTCTTTGTTCTCAAAAACCCTCATTGTATGCAACTATTCTGGGCCTCAAGCATGCTATGAAACTg GTGCAACTGGGTTCTGTTTTGTTGAAGTTTCATACTCTACATCATTTTTGGTTTCTTTTATGCAAACTACTCAAAGATGAGGATCTACTTGCTCCAGAGTTGCCAGAAAATACACATAGTGACTTAAAAATGCCAAACTTCTCATCACAGGGTGGGTTTTTAAAGCAGCCAGCTTCCAGTTCTGTGCCTGAGAATGTTGTTAAAAATGCTGTCAATGTTGAACAAAGAACAAAGGAACAATTTGGATGCTTGCTATGTGAAATGGCATGGCATATTTTCTGTAGGTGCTTGGTGAATGGAAAAAACTTCATTGATTACACGCTTTGCCAG ATGACTTGTGTACGGTTACTGGAGATTCTCCCTGTTCTTGTCGATAAACTTTGTCTATCTGGTGATAAAGAGCTTGGGGATCTCACAATGCTTGtacaaaataaattgaatttcaAGTGGCTTTATGATCTTATGGAATGGGGGAAGTCATCAGATAAAGTTGTAATTTTATATTGGAAGCGTGCTGTTACTTATATACTGAATCAGTTCAAAGCTTCTTGTGATAAAACTTCACTTTCAACAATCATTACCATAGAAAATCTTATTTTGAAGG ATGGTTATACTTTGGAAGAATTGACAGAACAAGTGTCACGCCTGTCCGTTTCTTTATCTAGAGAAGGATCTCACAATTTGAAGGAGGCAAATCTGAACTCTGAATCATTGGTATCTGAAAGATTGTCATTTGAGAAGGACTGTTTTTCTTCAGATGTTCATTCTTCATCTATGGAGTATATAGAGTTACAAAATCTGGACTCTAAAATAGTGACTGGCAACAAAAGCACTGACAGTGTAATTATTCTTTCAGATGATGAAGTGGAACCAAAAGTTTCTTCCAAGAAGGACATTTTATCATTTGGTGAGGATGTTCACCATGTTTCTGATGGCAATATTATGCCCCATGATTTTGGTAATAGTTTACCAGCTTCCGACCATGCAAGCCAGAATGTTTCATTCATGAAAACTTTGAAAAAAACCAAGGAGACCTTCCAGAAAAAGGCCAGTTCTGGTAATTTACATGATAAGCCTGTGGTGACTTCATTTATTGATTCAAAAGCCCCAGGCAGTTGTAGGAAAGAAGCAAGTTCAAAATCAAAGGATTTGGGGAATTTGACAAAGCTTTTGGATGAAGCTGCCAGTGctaaaaatttgaataaagCTTGTGGTGGCATGGCTCCCAAAACTGTTGACACTGTGTCAAGTACTTGTAGCAAAATGTTAAGTGATCAGGATGCAGAAGATGACCCTCTAGAGACTGCATTGAAATCTGTGGGACGTGTCCAGTTGCATGTACCAAAGCCTACAATTTTGAAAAGACAAGTTATTCAACTCAAAACACCTTTTGAAAACAGATCTGGTTGTCTTCGTAAATTGGAAgacccaatgaaaagattcaGGCCACCTAGGTTGGATGATTGGTATAAAGCTATTCTTGAGATAAATTATTTTGCAACAATTGGATTGTCATCCACAAGAaaagatgaaaaccaaattgttAACAAATTAAAGGAAGTTCCTGTATGTTTTCAATCTCCTGAACAGTATGTTGAGATATTTCAGCCATTAGTTTTGGAGGAGTTCAAAGCACAGCTACAAAATTCTTTTCTTGAAATGTCTTCATGGGAGGAGATGTTTTATGGAGTCCTTTCTGTGATGTCAATCGAGAGAATTGATGATTTCCATATTGTACGCTTTGTCCATGATGATGGCGCTTCAAAAAGTAGGAGCTTTTCAGAAAATGACTTTCTTTTGCTAACAAAAGATCCTCCTAAAAAATCTTCTCAAGATGTTCATATGGTTGGAAAG GTTGAAAGGCGTGAGAAAGACAATAAAAGAGGGTCAAGTATTATTCTCATCAAATTGTATTTTCAAAATGGTTCTTTACGATTAAATCAAGCTAGACGGAATCTCACTGAACGAAGTAAATGGCATGCTTGCCGTATAATGAGTATTACCCCACAAATGCGAGAATTTCATGCATTGTCATCAATAAAAGACATTCCTTTACTTCCTCTCATTTTGAATCCTGTCAGCAATTCATTTTGTTTCGACGAATGTAAAGAAGTAGATCTAAATAATTTGTGCCAGTCATTGCGGCAAACTCTGAGGTCAACATTTAATGTCTGTCAACTTCAAGCAATAAGTGTTGCTATTGGAAGGGCCAAAGCAAAAAAGACTGTTGAATTATGTCTTATTCAGGGTCCTCCAG GAACTGGGAAGACTCGAACTATTGTTGCAATTGTCAGTGCTCTTCTAGTTTCTCAACCGAAGATGAATTGTCTAAAAAATCCTTTTGATGAAAACTTGTACCAAAATTCTTCTTCTACCTATTCAAGACCGAAGGTTAGTCAGAATGCTGCCATTGCAAGAGCATGGCAGGATGCAGCGTTGGCTAGACAGTTGGGCAATGATATGCAAAATTCATCAACATCTTTTGGAAATTATGTGAGACAAAGAGTGCTTATCTGTGCTCAATCTAACGCTGCAGTGGATGAGTTGGTGGCAAGAATTTCTAGCCATGGTCTTTATGGCAGTAATGGGAAAATGTACAAGCCTTATCTCGTGAGGGTTGGAAATGCAAAAACAGTTCATTCAAATTCACTGCCATTCTTTATTGATACGTTAGTTGATCAACGTGTAGCTGAGGAGAGGATGCATTCAAATGTTGTGAATAGTGATTTGGGGGTAGATTCATCAGCCATGCTGCGGTCTAAATTAGAGAAACTAGTTGATTCTATTAGGTTTTATGAAGCCAAGCGTGCTGACTCAAGGGATCAGAATTCTAATGTTAAAAGTCATCTGTATAATGACTCTCATATGACAAACGAGAAGGAAATGTCAGAGACAGAAATTGAAATGAAGCTACGGAAACTGTATGATAAAAAAAGACAAATATATAAAGATCTTTGTAATGTTCAGACTCAGGAAAAGAAAGCCAATGAAGAAATCAAGGCTCTTAGGAATAAGCTACGGAAGGCTATACTAAAGGAAGCTGAAATAGTGGTAACTACTTTAAGTGGATGTGGTGGGGATCTTTATGGGGTATGCTCTGAGAGAATGTTAAACTCCAAGTTTGGGAGTCCATCTGAACATACCCTCTTCGATGCTGTTGTAATTGATGAAGCTGCCCAA GCTCTTGAGCCAGCTACTTTGATTCCTCTTCAGCTTTTAAAGTCAAGTGGAACCAAATGCATTATG GTTGGTGACCCAAAGCAGCTTCCTGCAACTGTCCTCTCAAATGTTGCTAGTAAATTTCTTTATGAGTGTAGCATGTTTGAACGGTTACAAAAGGCTGGGCATCCTGTTATTATGCTTACTGAACAG TATAGAATGCATCCAGAGATTTGCAAGTTCCCATCATTGCATTTCTATGACAACAAATTACTGAATGGTAGCCAAATGTCTAACAAATCAGCACCATTTCATCAAATCAGTGGTCTTGGGCCATATGTGTTTTATGATATCATTGATGGCCAGGAGGTTCGGGGGAAAAGTTCTGGTGTAATGTCACTTTGTAATGAACATGAAGCTGATGCTGCGGTTGAAGTActaaagtttttcaagaaaag GTACCCTGCTGAATTTGTTGGTGGAAGAATTGGTGTGATTACTCCATACAAGTCTCAACTTTCTCTTTTGCGATCTCGTATTCTTAATGCATTTGGACCTTTGAGTGTAGCGGATATTGAATTTAACACTGTGGATGGTTTTCAAGGTAGGGAGGTGGACATATTGTTACTTTCTACTGTAAGAGCAGCTCATTCAGGTATTATTGCTTCCGAAATAAACTCAAACTCTATTGGATTTGTTGCTGATGTAAGACGGATGAATGTTGCCTTGACAAGGGCCAAGTTATCACTTTGGATTTTGGGTAATGCTAGAACTCTACAGACTAACCAGAACTGGGCTGCTCTTGTGAAGGATGCTAAAGAAAGAAACCTGATAATGAGGGCTAGGATGCCATATCATTCAATGTTCAAAACAGATAAAAATAATTGCTTTGTTGAAAATTCTGATAATCATGCAAGACCACTGGAGCATGAGAAGAGGGTTAAGGAAAGTGACCAGACTGTAAACAAAATTTTGGTTCATGGAAAGGATACTGTTGAGAGGAAAAAGAAATGTGTTGCCTCTGAAGTCTGGGACAGGAATAAGGGTAACGGGGATGAGAATACTTCTTCAGTTTTGGGAAAATATGCTCCATGTAAGGGAAGGAAATCTGAAGATGAGCATTTCTCCAATACTAAGGATATGGGATATCCGGTTGCAAAATATGAAAGCAGAAGCTCCTGCAGTGACATGCTTGCAATGTCAGGTCATCCGATTTGTGATGGGGGAAGAGAAGGCAAAGACAAATCGAAAATTAGCATGGGAAAGAAAGCATTGGGTAAAAGAcaattaaaatttcaacaatCAAGGAACAATTTAGACTTTCCAGCGGAAGAGGCAGGTGGTGGGCACAAGGCGTCAAAAAGACCAACTATGCATTCTGGAGGGACTAGGAGCAGTTCCACTGAAATTTCTGTTTCCTCAATGAAAGGCTGTTACAAAGAGAGAGATGCGGTTGATCAAGGTACTGCTTCTACTAAAAATAAAGTTGATGAAGTTTCAAAAAGGAAACAGCAGCGTGAAGCTGTAGATGCTATTCTTTACTCATCTTTGATATCTGCAAAGAAGGATGACGACACATTGTCAAAAGTTTCGGCAAAAAGGCCCCTTTCCTCATCTGTTGCTAGTAGGAGTATCAAGCCGTCTAAGACAAAAAGTG CAAGATCAAATCAATGA